From a region of the Sporosarcina ureilytica genome:
- the hemH gene encoding ferrochelatase: MTKKKMGLLVMAYGTPYKEEDIEPYYTHIRRGRPPAPEQLEDLQNRYAAIGGISPLAKITENQANALCDRLNEVQDDIEFKVYIGLKHITPFIEEAVQQMNTDGITEAASIVLAPHFSTFSVQSYNGRAKEEAEKYGIEMTSVESWYKEPKFIAYWEKQVRETYSSMSDEERANACLIVSAHSLPEKIIANGDPYPEQLQETADLIAKAAGVTNYEVGWQSEGQTPEPWLGPDVQDMTRDLHNEKGYTTFVYTPVGFVSDHLEVLYDNDYECKVVCDEIGASYYRPAMPNTDPLFIDAMVDAVFGKMNESKS; encoded by the coding sequence ATGACAAAAAAGAAAATGGGTCTATTAGTAATGGCGTACGGAACGCCTTACAAAGAAGAAGATATTGAGCCATATTACACACATATTAGGCGCGGTCGTCCGCCTGCTCCAGAACAGCTAGAAGATTTACAAAACCGGTATGCAGCCATTGGTGGGATTTCACCACTTGCAAAAATTACTGAAAATCAAGCGAATGCATTATGCGATCGTTTAAATGAAGTCCAGGATGATATCGAATTTAAAGTATATATCGGTTTGAAACATATTACGCCGTTTATTGAGGAAGCAGTCCAACAAATGAATACGGACGGTATTACTGAAGCGGCCTCAATTGTGTTGGCGCCTCATTTCTCTACGTTTTCCGTTCAGTCATACAACGGACGTGCAAAGGAAGAAGCAGAGAAATACGGAATCGAAATGACATCGGTTGAAAGCTGGTACAAAGAGCCAAAATTCATTGCGTACTGGGAAAAGCAAGTCCGAGAAACGTATAGCAGTATGAGCGATGAAGAGCGTGCCAATGCTTGTCTAATCGTATCTGCGCACTCTTTGCCAGAAAAAATTATTGCGAATGGCGATCCGTATCCGGAGCAGCTACAAGAAACAGCAGATTTAATTGCCAAGGCAGCAGGGGTTACAAATTACGAAGTTGGTTGGCAAAGTGAAGGTCAAACGCCTGAACCGTGGTTAGGACCAGATGTTCAAGATATGACGAGAGATTTACACAACGAAAAAGGCTATACGACATTCGTTTATACACCAGTTGGGTTTGTTTCAGACCATCTAGAAGTACTCTATGATAATGATTATGAGTGTAAAGTGGTCTGTGATGAAATCGGGGCTTCGTATTACCGACCAGCAATGCCAAATACTGATCCATTATTTATTGACGCAATGGTGGATGCGGTTTTTGGAAAAATGAACGAATCGAAATCATGA
- a CDS encoding antibiotic biosynthesis monooxygenase family protein — translation MNIFTTTGTMNFMESLRQKYTNEKMVVMHSDEHSLLLHETAGPSVFQTPLRYEVIGSISNLEDKGFFAFNHISVTDEGSPIFEHLLRGRINSIKGAPGFIALRLLRPQTSNTYIVLTQWSEKRYFNFWKESSNYLHIIATHEKGIGLEKSPQMFSSAPYVKTYTTIEDEEE, via the coding sequence ATGAATATTTTTACGACAACCGGAACGATGAATTTTATGGAATCGTTAAGACAAAAATATACCAATGAAAAAATGGTTGTGATGCATAGTGATGAGCACTCACTTTTATTGCATGAAACAGCAGGACCATCCGTTTTTCAAACACCATTACGGTACGAGGTAATTGGTTCAATCAGCAACTTAGAAGATAAAGGTTTTTTTGCTTTTAATCATATTTCAGTAACAGATGAAGGGAGTCCAATATTTGAACACCTGTTACGCGGTCGAATAAATTCCATAAAAGGAGCACCTGGTTTCATCGCGCTTCGATTATTACGGCCACAAACTTCAAATACATACATCGTCTTAACCCAATGGTCTGAAAAACGCTATTTTAATTTTTGGAAAGAATCTTCCAATTACCTTCATATTATAGCCACGCATGAAAAAGGAATTGGTTTAGAAAAGAGCCCTCAGATGTTTTCGAGTGCCCCTTATGTTAAAACTTATACAACAATAGAGGATGAAGAGGAATAG
- the hemE gene encoding uroporphyrinogen decarboxylase translates to MTKFNDTLLRAARGEKIDHTPVWYMRQAGRSQPEYLKIKEEHGSLEDIVRKPEICAFVTKLPVDQYNVDAAILYKDIVTPLPAIGVDVKIKAGVGPVISNPIRSVQDVHNLGEISPEDDVPYVLETIKMLTQEQLNVPLIGFAGAPFTLASYMIEGGPSRTYNLTKSFMVSEPEAWFVLMDKLADMTITYVTAQVNAGAKAIQVFDSWVGALSVSDYRIFVKPVMTRIFTELRKLNVPLITFGVGASHLANEWHDLPVDVVGLDWRLPIQEAGERGLTKPLQGNLDPTLLIADWNVIEERAKAIIEQGVEHGSHIFNLGHGVFPDVKPATLKKLTEFIHTYSAELRK, encoded by the coding sequence ATGACTAAGTTTAATGATACACTTTTACGAGCTGCACGTGGGGAGAAAATTGACCACACGCCAGTATGGTATATGAGACAAGCTGGACGTTCACAGCCTGAGTATTTAAAAATTAAAGAAGAACATGGTTCATTGGAAGATATCGTACGAAAGCCGGAAATTTGTGCATTCGTTACAAAACTTCCTGTTGATCAATATAACGTAGACGCAGCGATTTTATATAAAGACATTGTAACACCACTTCCAGCAATTGGGGTAGATGTGAAAATCAAGGCTGGCGTTGGTCCAGTCATTAGCAATCCAATTCGTTCAGTGCAAGACGTACATAATCTGGGTGAAATTTCACCAGAAGACGATGTACCGTATGTATTGGAAACGATTAAAATGTTAACACAGGAACAATTAAATGTACCGCTTATCGGTTTCGCTGGTGCCCCGTTTACACTTGCAAGCTATATGATTGAAGGAGGTCCTTCACGCACATACAACTTAACAAAGTCATTTATGGTTTCCGAACCCGAAGCATGGTTTGTATTGATGGATAAGTTAGCGGATATGACAATTACATACGTCACAGCACAGGTTAATGCGGGTGCGAAAGCAATTCAAGTATTTGATTCGTGGGTAGGCGCACTAAGCGTTTCAGACTACCGTATCTTCGTTAAACCAGTCATGACGCGAATTTTCACAGAACTTCGTAAATTAAACGTACCACTGATTACATTTGGCGTAGGGGCAAGTCACCTTGCAAATGAGTGGCATGATTTACCAGTTGATGTTGTCGGATTAGACTGGCGTTTACCGATTCAAGAAGCAGGGGAGCGCGGACTAACTAAGCCGTTACAAGGAAACCTAGACCCAACGCTACTAATTGCTGATTGGAACGTGATTGAAGAACGTGCCAAAGCAATTATTGAGCAAGGGGTAGAACATGGTAGCCATATCTTTAACCTTGGTCACGGTGTATTCCCAGATGTAAAACCAGCTACATTGAAGAAATTAACTGAATTCATTCACACATATAGTGCAGAATTACGTAAATAA
- a CDS encoding competence protein ComK, giving the protein MQIIKPDVPYIISTNTLVLQTIRKESRLMTLIMEKDNQFTHPRKALHLIRASCRHYGTSLKVATHNAKNILNNRHKVPIVVAFDHGTPLIMIPTLSTASEQNIWIAFHAIVNIKPEGAGCTIIELTNQHFIKVDSSETTIQRQIALAYLLQRDYKQKFSQFGGAWIT; this is encoded by the coding sequence TTGCAAATTATCAAACCTGATGTGCCTTACATAATTTCCACGAACACACTTGTCTTACAAACTATTCGAAAAGAAAGTAGACTTATGACCCTTATTATGGAAAAAGACAATCAATTTACACATCCACGAAAAGCCTTACACCTAATTAGAGCGTCTTGTCGTCATTACGGGACATCCTTAAAAGTAGCAACACATAATGCCAAAAATATACTCAACAATCGCCACAAGGTCCCCATTGTTGTCGCCTTTGACCATGGAACCCCCTTAATCATGATTCCAACATTATCAACTGCTTCTGAACAAAACATTTGGATAGCATTTCACGCAATCGTTAACATCAAACCAGAAGGGGCTGGATGCACAATCATCGAATTAACAAATCAACATTTTATAAAAGTCGATTCATCTGAAACAACAATCCAAAGGCAAATTGCTTTAGCATACTTATTACAACGTGATTATAAACAGAAATTCAGTCAATTCGGCGGTGCGTGGATTACCTAA
- the hemY gene encoding protoporphyrinogen oxidase, whose protein sequence is MNEQRKKVVIVGGGITGLSAAFYMQKEAREKGLLLDILLVEASNRLGGKIQTVKRDGFIIERGPDSFLIRKKSMGILAEDVGVAGELVKNATGQAYIFINGKLQPIPGGSIMGIPTEIGPFLTTNLFSLAGKLRAAGDLVLPRKSVEGDQSLGAFFRRRLGREVVENLIEPLLSGVYAGDIDHMSLQSTFPQFATVEKNHRSLILGMKKTSPKKAPTRHGADAKKEGAFHTFRNGLETIVEAIERHLAPDSVLKGVRVESIERNEDKNLLTLNNGQEVEADAVILTTGHKVASDLFSQHGVLQNIGEIPTTSVATVALAFPEEAIVQDQEGTGFLVARNNDYSITACTWTHRKWPTSTPKGKVLLRAFVGRVGEEAIVDLPDADIEKIVLEDLSKLIEIKGEPDFTVITRWNEDRPQYRVGHKDLISKAKAELADKFPRVKIAGASYEGVGLPDCVDQGKAAVREVLDDLFE, encoded by the coding sequence ATGAACGAACAACGTAAAAAAGTCGTCATCGTCGGCGGAGGAATTACAGGACTTTCCGCAGCGTTTTATATGCAAAAAGAAGCACGAGAAAAAGGGCTTCTTCTTGATATTCTCCTTGTTGAAGCGTCTAACCGTCTAGGCGGTAAAATTCAGACGGTAAAACGTGATGGTTTTATTATTGAACGCGGCCCTGATTCCTTCCTCATTCGTAAGAAAAGTATGGGGATATTGGCGGAAGACGTCGGTGTTGCAGGTGAACTTGTTAAAAATGCGACGGGGCAGGCTTATATCTTTATTAATGGTAAATTACAACCAATTCCCGGGGGTTCTATTATGGGCATCCCGACAGAAATCGGTCCGTTTTTGACAACGAATCTATTTTCATTAGCTGGTAAATTAAGAGCTGCTGGTGATCTCGTGCTCCCTCGAAAATCGGTGGAAGGTGACCAATCGCTAGGTGCATTTTTCCGTAGACGGTTAGGTAGAGAGGTTGTTGAAAATCTAATCGAACCATTGTTGTCTGGCGTGTATGCTGGTGATATAGACCATATGAGCTTGCAATCTACTTTTCCTCAATTTGCAACAGTAGAGAAAAATCATCGCAGTTTAATACTCGGGATGAAAAAAACATCACCGAAGAAGGCGCCAACTCGACACGGTGCCGATGCCAAAAAAGAAGGGGCATTCCATACGTTCCGAAATGGACTTGAAACAATTGTTGAAGCGATTGAACGGCATTTGGCTCCGGATTCCGTATTGAAAGGTGTGCGCGTAGAATCGATTGAGCGTAACGAGGATAAGAATCTTCTCACCTTAAATAACGGTCAAGAAGTTGAGGCGGACGCTGTTATTTTAACTACGGGGCATAAAGTGGCCAGTGATTTATTTTCCCAGCACGGCGTCCTTCAAAACATAGGAGAAATTCCAACAACTTCTGTTGCGACAGTCGCCTTAGCTTTTCCGGAAGAAGCGATTGTTCAAGATCAGGAAGGAACTGGATTTTTAGTTGCGCGAAATAACGACTATTCCATAACGGCCTGTACTTGGACACACCGAAAATGGCCAACATCAACGCCAAAGGGCAAAGTGTTACTCCGGGCTTTTGTCGGGCGTGTTGGGGAAGAAGCAATTGTTGATTTACCAGATGCAGATATTGAAAAAATCGTATTAGAGGATCTTAGTAAATTAATTGAAATTAAAGGTGAACCCGACTTTACGGTGATTACACGTTGGAATGAGGATAGACCCCAATACCGCGTTGGTCATAAAGATCTAATCTCCAAGGCCAAAGCTGAATTGGCGGATAAATTTCCACGTGTGAAGATTGCAGGGGCTTCCTACGAAGGTGTAGGACTACCGGATTGTGTGGACCAAGGAAAAGCAGCAGTTAGAGAAGTGCTAGACGATTTATTTGAATAA
- a CDS encoding response regulator → MPKTKIIIIDDHQLFREGVKRILDFEDSFEVAAEGDDGAEVVALYEQYQPDVILMDINMPRMNGVDATEALLNEYPDAKVIILSIHDDGSYVTHALKTGALGYMLKEMDADEIVEAIKVVSSGGSYLHPKVTHNLVEEFRRLSEREHKGAFQQNDIRRPYHLLTKRESEVLQLLTDGQSNRTIGETLFISEKTVKNHVSSILQKMSVNDRTQAVVTAIKNGWVEVK, encoded by the coding sequence ATGCCAAAAACAAAGATAATCATCATAGACGACCATCAATTATTCCGTGAAGGCGTCAAACGAATCTTAGATTTTGAAGATTCATTTGAAGTTGCCGCTGAAGGAGACGACGGCGCCGAAGTAGTTGCACTTTATGAACAATATCAACCAGATGTCATTCTAATGGATATTAATATGCCACGAATGAATGGCGTAGATGCTACAGAAGCACTTTTAAATGAATATCCTGACGCGAAAGTGATTATTCTTTCCATTCATGACGATGGTTCTTACGTAACGCATGCGCTTAAAACTGGTGCGTTAGGATATATGCTGAAAGAAATGGATGCTGATGAAATTGTTGAGGCGATTAAAGTCGTTTCGTCAGGTGGTTCTTATCTACATCCAAAAGTGACACATAACCTTGTTGAAGAGTTCCGTAGATTAAGTGAACGTGAGCATAAAGGTGCGTTCCAACAAAATGATATTCGTCGTCCGTATCATTTACTTACAAAACGCGAAAGTGAAGTGCTTCAGTTGTTAACGGATGGACAAAGTAACCGAACAATAGGTGAAACGTTATTTATTTCAGAGAAAACTGTGAAAAACCACGTATCTAGTATTTTACAAAAAATGAGCGTCAACGACCGGACGCAAGCAGTTGTGACGGCGATTAAAAACGGTTGGGTTGAAGTAAAGTAA
- a CDS encoding M20 metallopeptidase family protein: protein MKNQLFEKLTNAYEDMVVIRRHLHMHPELSFKEEKTAQYIVDFYTDLGIEVQANVGGNGVVARVKGGKPGKTVALRADFDALPIQDEKDAPYQSTVPGVMHACGHDGHTATLLQLAKAIHELHENLAGEYVFIHQHAEELAPGGAISMIEDGCLDGVDVIFGTHLWSQTDAGTVEYLAGPIMAASDLFEIKVQGAGGHGANPHQTKDAIVIGAQLVTNLQQIVSRRVDPIESAVLSVGSFVAENAFNVIADTAELRGTVRTFTPEIRDLMETEIKRVAEGTALANNCTIDIVYKRGYPAVVNHEEETAYVQKIAEDVLGSEFVVETPPHMGGEDFAYYLEKVPGTFFFTGAKPDVPYPHHHPKFDFDENAMLTAAKILGAAALEYQE from the coding sequence TTGAAAAACCAATTATTCGAAAAGCTGACGAATGCATACGAGGACATGGTTGTCATCCGACGACACCTTCACATGCATCCCGAACTTTCTTTTAAAGAAGAAAAAACAGCACAGTACATTGTTGATTTTTACACAGACCTTGGCATCGAGGTTCAAGCAAACGTCGGTGGAAATGGGGTTGTTGCTCGAGTTAAAGGGGGGAAGCCAGGTAAAACAGTGGCTCTCCGCGCAGATTTCGATGCACTTCCTATTCAAGATGAAAAAGATGCACCTTATCAATCAACGGTTCCTGGCGTCATGCATGCTTGTGGACATGACGGACATACAGCAACGCTTCTTCAGCTTGCAAAAGCAATTCACGAATTGCATGAAAACCTGGCGGGTGAATATGTTTTCATCCATCAACATGCGGAGGAATTAGCCCCAGGCGGCGCTATCTCAATGATTGAAGATGGTTGTTTAGACGGCGTTGACGTTATTTTCGGTACGCATCTTTGGTCTCAAACTGATGCCGGAACAGTAGAATATTTGGCCGGTCCTATTATGGCAGCGTCAGATTTGTTTGAAATTAAAGTTCAAGGAGCAGGTGGACACGGAGCCAATCCACATCAGACAAAAGATGCAATTGTTATCGGTGCCCAACTCGTTACGAATTTACAACAAATCGTTTCTCGTCGCGTTGATCCTATTGAATCTGCCGTCCTATCCGTCGGCTCTTTCGTAGCAGAAAATGCATTTAATGTTATCGCAGACACTGCTGAACTTCGAGGAACAGTTCGCACATTCACACCCGAAATCCGCGACTTAATGGAAACTGAAATTAAGCGCGTTGCAGAAGGAACAGCACTTGCAAATAATTGTACGATTGACATCGTTTATAAACGCGGTTACCCGGCAGTTGTGAATCACGAAGAAGAAACTGCTTACGTACAAAAGATCGCAGAAGATGTGTTAGGTTCAGAATTTGTAGTCGAGACACCTCCCCATATGGGCGGCGAAGACTTTGCCTATTACCTTGAAAAAGTGCCTGGCACATTTTTCTTTACAGGCGCAAAACCCGATGTCCCTTATCCACATCATCACCCGAAATTTGACTTTGACGAGAATGCAATGTTAACAGCTGCAAAAATCCTCGGCGCTGCCGCACTCGAGTATCAGGAATAA